The Verrucomicrobiota bacterium genome segment GCCACAAGCTCGGTGACGGGTAACTGGTAATGCGTAACGGGTAGCGGCTTCGATCACATGGCACCACGTGTGAAACACGACGACAAGACTAACACGGAACTTGATACCCGGTACCCGGCCTTCGGAGGTCACACGCTGAACCGCACCCGCTACGCGTTACGCGTCACCAGTTACCCGTCACGGAGTTTGTGGCATTTCCCAACATGCTCCTGATTGAAATTGTCGTCATGGCGTGGCGGTCACTGGGTGCCAACAAGCTCCGTTCAGCGTTGACCGTTTCCGGGATCATGATCGGGATCTTCTCGGTGATCAGCGTGATGACCACCATCTCCGCGTTGCAGGCGTCCATCGAAACCGGCCTGACCTATCTGGGGTCGAATATTTTTCAGCTTTCCAAATACCCGTTGAATTTCAGCGTCATGGGCAACAGCCGGTTCAAGAATCGGCGCAACATCAGCTACTCCGATTACCTGGAGTTCGCCCGTTTGATGGGAGGCGAAGCCGGCTTGATCTGCCCCAAGGTCTGGGAAAACAGCCAGCAGGCAGTCTTCGGAAACCGCAAGACGAATCCCAACCTCGATTTGTGCGGCACAAACGAGGGCTTCACGACCGCAAACGATTTTCAGCTCGAGGACGGCCGTAATCTGTCGAAGGAGGACGTGGAGTTTGACCGGCCCGTATGCATCGTGGGCCAGCAGATTTTCCAGAGGCTCTTTCCACAGGGTGGCGCCGTGGGACAAACCATCAGAATTGATGGGCGCAAGTATGAAGTCGTCGGCGTGCTTGCAGCCAGGGGAGGTGCTTTTGGCGGCAATGACGACAATACCGTGGCGAT includes the following:
- a CDS encoding ABC transporter permease, which translates into the protein MLLIEIVVMAWRSLGANKLRSALTVSGIMIGIFSVISVMTTISALQASIETGLTYLGSNIFQLSKYPLNFSVMGNSRFKNRRNISYSDYLEFARLMGGEAGLICPKVWENSQQAVFGNRKTNPNLDLCGTNEGFTTANDFQLEDGRNLSKEDVEFDRPVCIVGQQIFQRLFPQGGAVGQTIRIDGRKYEVVGVLAARGGAFGGNDDNTVAIPITRFFQDFGSKNRTIYLAVEARNQLVYERTKGLAIGALRRTRGLRPEDPNDFEIYSNDSLAVAFRSIAGIVRIGAFVISTVALVAAGVGIMNIMLVSVTERTREIGVRKALGARQRDIRRQFLLEALFLSLFGAVSGIILGVVAGNILAAWLQAAMVFPWGWSLAGVLVCSAIGIGFGFYPAQKAASLNPIEALRYE